In the Brachyhypopomus gauderio isolate BG-103 chromosome 4, BGAUD_0.2, whole genome shotgun sequence genome, one interval contains:
- the mknk2b gene encoding MAP kinase-interacting serine/threonine-protein kinase 2b isoform X1, translating into MVQNKIGPVTGFHRSFKGQNPFESDNFSNTGSHLLETAFSFDCSTRPDMPSSQPIDIPDAKKRNKKKKRCRATDSFSGRFEDVYKLQDEVLGEGAYAKVQTCINQITQKEYAVKIIEKVPGHSRSRVFREVEMLYQCQGHRNILELVEFFEEEDKFYLVFEKLRGGSVLTHIHKRRHFSEQEASIVVQDIASALDFLHNKGMAHRDLKPENILCEHEDKISPVKICDFDLGSGIKLNSDSSPISTPELLTPCGSAEYMAPEVVEAFSEEASIYDKRCDLWSLGVILYIMLSGYPPFVGRCGTDCGWENGEPCHACQNTLFESIQEGKYEFPEKEWAHISSGAKDLVSKLLVRDAKNRLSAAQVLQHPWVQGVRNRGAPDSLRSSILHQRNSSAKDLTLFSGQAAAVNRRLAQQDDLEEQWQEEAPPVVTAGTRSVRLSPPSNSRLAKRRQRHSGLKGAPVSAAELSQLLAPLVILGD; encoded by the exons ATGGTGCAAAACAAGATCGGCCCGGTAACCGGATTCCACCGCTCGTTCAAG GGCCAAAATCCTTTTGAATCGGATAATTTCTCCAATACTGGATCCCACCTTCTGGAAACTGCCTTCAGTTTTGATTGTTCCACCCGTCCCG ACATGCCATCCAGCCAGCCAATTGACATACCCGACGCCAAGAAgcgcaacaaaaaaaaaaagcgttGCCGTGCGACGGACAGCTTCTCAGGACGCTTTGAAG ATGTGTATAAACTACAGGATGAAGTTCTGGGGGAGGGAGCCTATGCAAAAGTCCAAACCTGCATCAACCAAATCACACAGAAGGAATACGCAGTGAAg ATCATCGAGAAGGTTCCAGGTCACAGCCGCAGTCGTGTTTTCAGGGAGGTGGAGATGCTGTACCAGTGCCAGGGCCACAG aaACATCCTGGAGCTTGTGGAGTTTTTTGAGGAGGAGGACAAGTTCTACCTGGTCTTTGAGAAgctgaggggag GCTCCGTCTTGACTCACATTCACAAGAGGAGACACTTCAGTGAACAGGAAGCCAGCATTGTGGTGCAGGACATCGCAAGCGCTCTGGACTTTCTGCACAacaaag GAATGGCCCACAGGGACCTCAAACCTGAAAATATCTTATGTGAACACGAGGACAAG ATCTCACCTGTGAAGATTTGTGACTTTGATCTGGGTAGTGGAATCAAGCTCAACAGTGATAGCTCCCCCATTTCTACTCCAGAGCTTCTCACGCCG tGTGGATCAGCGGAGTACATGGCTCCGGAGGTGGTGGAGGCGTTTAGCGAGGAGGCCTCCATCTATGACAAGCGCTGTGACCTGTGGAGTCTGGGGGTGATCCTCTACATCATGCTGAGCGGGTACCCTCCGTTCGTGGGCCGCTGTGGAACCGACTGTGGCTGGGAGAACGGAGAACCCTGCCACGCCTGCCAG AACACGCTGTTTGAGAGTATCCAGGAGGGGAAGTACGAGTTCCCCGAGAAGGAGTGGGCTCACATCTCCTCCGGCGCTAAAGACCTCGTATCCAAACTGCTGGTGCGGGATGCAAAGAACCGCCTGAGTGCTGCTCAGGTCCTTCAGCACCCGTGGGTCCAAGGGGTGAGGAACCGA GGCGCTCCGGACTCCCTACGCTCCTCCATCCTGCATCAGAG GAACAGCAGCGCCAAAGACCTGACGCTGTTCTCCGGGCAGGCGGCCGCCGTCAACCGCCGCCTGGCACAGCAGGACGacctggaggagcagtggcaggaGGAGGCGCCCCCGGTGGTGACGGCAGGGACTCGCTCCGTGcgcctctcccctccctccaactCCAGACTGGCCAAGCGCAGACAGAGGCACAGTGGCCTGAAGGGGGCGCCGGTGTCGGCCGCCGAGCTCAGCCAGCTCCTCGCTCCGCTCGTCATCCTAGGggactga
- the mob3a gene encoding MOB kinase activator 3A produces MSMALKQVFNKDRTFRPKRKFEPGTQRFELHKKAQASLNAGLDLKLAVQLPHGEDLNDWVAVHVVDFFNRINLIYGTISDSCTDQTCPVMSGGPKYEYRWQDEQRYRRPTALPAPKYMSLLMDWIEVQINNEQIFPTNVGTPFPKTFIQVAKKILSRLFRVFVHVYIHHFDRVSQMGAEAHVNTCYKHFYYFINEFNLIDHKELEPLKEMTSRICH; encoded by the exons ATGTCCATGGCCCTGAAACAGGTCTTCAATAAAGACAGGACGTTCCGGCCCAAGCGCAAGTTCGAGCCCGGCACGCAGCGCTTTGAGCTGCACAAGAAGGCGCAGGCATCCCTGAATGCCGGGCTGGACCTGAAACTGGCGGTCCAGCTGCCCCACGGCGAGGACCTCAACGACTGGGTGGCCGTGCACGTGGTCGACTTCTTCAACCGCATCAACCTCATCTACGGCACCATCAGCGACTCCTGCACGGACCAGACGTGCCCCGTCATGTCTGGTGGGCCCAAGTACGAGTACCGCTGGCAGGACGAGCAGAGGTACCGGCGGCCCACTGCGCTCCCGGCACCCAAATACATGAGCCTGCTGATGGACTGGATCGAGGTGCAGATCAACAACGAACAGATCTTCCCCACTAACGTCG GTACTCCCTTCCCTAAGACCTTCATCCAGGTCGCCAAGAAGATCCTATCACGCCTCTTTCGAGTGTTTGTTCATGTGTACATTCACCATTTTGACCGTGTCAGTCAGATGGGAGCTGAAGCCCATGTCAACACCTGCTACAAGCACTTCTACTACTTCATTAATGAATTCAACCTTATAGACCACAAGGAGCTGGAAccactg AAAGAGATGACGTCACGGATATGTCACTGA
- the mknk2b gene encoding MAP kinase-interacting serine/threonine-protein kinase 2b isoform X2, producing the protein MVQNKIGPVTGFHRSFKGQNPFESDNFSNTGSHLLETAFSFDCSTRPDMPSSQPIDIPDAKKRNKKKKRCRATDSFSGRFEDVYKLQDEVLGEGAYAKVQTCINQITQKEYAVKIIEKVPGHSRSRVFREVEMLYQCQGHRNILELVEFFEEEDKFYLVFEKLRGGSVLTHIHKRRHFSEQEASIVVQDIASALDFLHNKGMAHRDLKPENILCEHEDKISPVKICDFDLGSGIKLNSDSSPISTPELLTPCGSAEYMAPEVVEAFSEEASIYDKRCDLWSLGVILYIMLSGYPPFVGRCGTDCGWENGEPCHACQNTLFESIQEGKYEFPEKEWAHISSGAKDLVSKLLVRDAKNRLSAAQVLQHPWVQGGAPDSLRSSILHQRNSSAKDLTLFSGQAAAVNRRLAQQDDLEEQWQEEAPPVVTAGTRSVRLSPPSNSRLAKRRQRHSGLKGAPVSAAELSQLLAPLVILGD; encoded by the exons ATGGTGCAAAACAAGATCGGCCCGGTAACCGGATTCCACCGCTCGTTCAAG GGCCAAAATCCTTTTGAATCGGATAATTTCTCCAATACTGGATCCCACCTTCTGGAAACTGCCTTCAGTTTTGATTGTTCCACCCGTCCCG ACATGCCATCCAGCCAGCCAATTGACATACCCGACGCCAAGAAgcgcaacaaaaaaaaaaagcgttGCCGTGCGACGGACAGCTTCTCAGGACGCTTTGAAG ATGTGTATAAACTACAGGATGAAGTTCTGGGGGAGGGAGCCTATGCAAAAGTCCAAACCTGCATCAACCAAATCACACAGAAGGAATACGCAGTGAAg ATCATCGAGAAGGTTCCAGGTCACAGCCGCAGTCGTGTTTTCAGGGAGGTGGAGATGCTGTACCAGTGCCAGGGCCACAG aaACATCCTGGAGCTTGTGGAGTTTTTTGAGGAGGAGGACAAGTTCTACCTGGTCTTTGAGAAgctgaggggag GCTCCGTCTTGACTCACATTCACAAGAGGAGACACTTCAGTGAACAGGAAGCCAGCATTGTGGTGCAGGACATCGCAAGCGCTCTGGACTTTCTGCACAacaaag GAATGGCCCACAGGGACCTCAAACCTGAAAATATCTTATGTGAACACGAGGACAAG ATCTCACCTGTGAAGATTTGTGACTTTGATCTGGGTAGTGGAATCAAGCTCAACAGTGATAGCTCCCCCATTTCTACTCCAGAGCTTCTCACGCCG tGTGGATCAGCGGAGTACATGGCTCCGGAGGTGGTGGAGGCGTTTAGCGAGGAGGCCTCCATCTATGACAAGCGCTGTGACCTGTGGAGTCTGGGGGTGATCCTCTACATCATGCTGAGCGGGTACCCTCCGTTCGTGGGCCGCTGTGGAACCGACTGTGGCTGGGAGAACGGAGAACCCTGCCACGCCTGCCAG AACACGCTGTTTGAGAGTATCCAGGAGGGGAAGTACGAGTTCCCCGAGAAGGAGTGGGCTCACATCTCCTCCGGCGCTAAAGACCTCGTATCCAAACTGCTGGTGCGGGATGCAAAGAACCGCCTGAGTGCTGCTCAGGTCCTTCAGCACCCGTGGGTCCAAGGG GGCGCTCCGGACTCCCTACGCTCCTCCATCCTGCATCAGAG GAACAGCAGCGCCAAAGACCTGACGCTGTTCTCCGGGCAGGCGGCCGCCGTCAACCGCCGCCTGGCACAGCAGGACGacctggaggagcagtggcaggaGGAGGCGCCCCCGGTGGTGACGGCAGGGACTCGCTCCGTGcgcctctcccctccctccaactCCAGACTGGCCAAGCGCAGACAGAGGCACAGTGGCCTGAAGGGGGCGCCGGTGTCGGCCGCCGAGCTCAGCCAGCTCCTCGCTCCGCTCGTCATCCTAGGggactga